A region of Cheilinus undulatus linkage group 10, ASM1832078v1, whole genome shotgun sequence DNA encodes the following proteins:
- the ints6l gene encoding integrator complex subunit 6, protein MPILVFLLDTSASMNQRTYLGTTYLDVAKGAVEVFMKLRARDPASRGDRYMLVTFDDPPYGVKAGWKENHATFMCELKNLQASGLTTLGHALRTAFDLLNLNRLVSGIDNYGQGRNPFFLEPSVIITITDGNKLTHSSGVPDELHLPLNSPLAGSELTKEPFRWDQRLFALVLRLPGAATLDTEQLGSVPTDESAITQMCEVTGGRSYCVRTQRMLNQCLESLVQKVQSGVVLNFEKTGPDPPLVGEESSVESSRPVSSFSPQAWHSCHKLIYVRPNPKTGVPVGHWPIPESFWPDQNSPTLPPRSAHPVVRFSCVDCEPMVIDKLPFDKYELEPSPLTQFILERKSPHMCWQVFVSSSTKQNDLGQPFGYLKASTTLTCVNLFVMPYNYPVLLPLLDDLFKVHKLKPNLKWRQAFEMYLKTMPPYYLMPLKKALRMMGAPNLIADTMDCGLSYSVISYLKKLSQQAKMESDRLIVSVGKKAPQETGIKVKNHSSSLSLAHRRDFKQLLQGITGEGPLRLVDINFKEFAGFQIALLNKDVKPQAYRNAYDIPRRNLLDQLTRMRSNILQTSQKLIRGQDEDYLHSIPVAQMGNYQEYLKMMPSPLREIDPDQPKRLHTFGNPFKQDKKGMMIDEADEFVAGPQNRKRGNSGDSNLGITVKRRRSMSPLLRRPQTPLGSTNNMVVGKSPVAVSGQQNLLKSIPQHKGVDINNMESLETNGDDILGAESGEMWPSEMDTVTDNPSSLSLEEKAGLCAADGGEDSDMIEERMVTDGLDEQPAKEKHYYERLSPQSQLEDPEANLSVLETIYIAPLDGSQAELRSRVIKEVRKPGRNYEAIQRLLQQVKGPVNVQKYFIQYAIREAVRFKKRVLIQQLERVLTELEEKQTPTSELLNDHGS, encoded by the exons atgcctATTTTAGTTTTCCTGTTAGACACGTCCGCTTCTATGAATCAGCGCACTTATTTGGGTACGACGTATCTGGACGTTGCTAAAGGCGCGGTTGAGGTCTTTATGAAG CTGCGTGCCCGAGACCCGGCTAGTAGAGGCGACAGGTACATGCTAGTTACATTCGATGATCCACCATACGGAGTGAAG GCAGGGTGGAAGGAGAACCATGCTACTTTCATGTGTGAGCTGAAGAACCTGCAGGCATCTGGGCTAACGACATTAGGCCATGCTCTACGCACAGCCTTTGACCTCCTTAATCTCAACCGCCTGGTCTCAGGCATCGACAACTATGGACAG GGCCGCAACCCCTTCTTCCTCGAGCCATCTGTGATCATTACCATCACTGATGGGAACAAACTTACACACAGCTCTGGGGTGCCAGATGAG CTGCACCTGCCTTTAAATTCTCCATTGGCAGGCAGTGAGCTGACCAAAGAGCCCTTTCGCTGGGACCAGCGTCTGTTTGCATTGGTTCTTAGGCTGCCAGGAGCGGCCACACTTGACACTGAGCAGCTTGGCAGTGTCCCCACAGATGAGTCTGCCATTACCCAGATGTGTGAAGTCACTGGAG GGCGATCATACTGTGTGCGGACACAGAGGATGTTGAACCAGTGTCTGGAGTCTCTTGTCCAAAAAGTTCAAAGTGGTGTTGTCCTTAATTTTGAGAAGACAGGGCCAGATCCACCTCTTGTCGGGGAAG AGAGCTCTGTGGAATCAAGTCGTCCAGTATCATCCTTCAGCCCACAGGCATGGCACAGCTGCCACAAACTCATCTATGTACGACCAAACCCCAAGACAGGAGTTCCAGTCGGACATTGGCCCATACCAGAGTCCTTCTGGCCTGACCAGAATTCTCCTACCCTG CCACCTCGTTCTGCACATCCTGTGGTGCGTTTTTCTTGTGTGGATTGTGAGCCTATGGTTATTGACAAGCTTCCTTTTGACAAGTATGAACTAGAGCCATCTCCGCTCACCCAGTTCATTTTGGAAAGGAAGTCCCCACACATGTGCTGGCAG GTGTTTGTTAGCAGTAGTACAAAGCAGAATGACCTTGGGCAACCATTTGGCTACCTTAAAGCCAGTACCACTCTCACCTGTGTCAACCTGTTTGTCATGCCTTACAACTATCCGGTCCTTCTCCCACTCCTTG ATGACTTGTTTAAAGTGCACAAACTAAAACCAAACCTCAAGTGGCGTCAGGCTTTTGAGATGTACTTGAAGACAATGCCTCCATACTACCTCATG CCTTTAAAAAAGGCACTAAGGATGATGGGGGCGCCTAATCTTATTGCAGACACCATGGACTGTGGCCTGAGTTACAGTGTTATCTCCTATTTAAAGAAGCTCAGCCAGCAG GCAAAGATGGAGTCTGATCGTCTGATTGTGTCTGTGGGGAAGAAAGCTCCACAAGAAACTGGTATTAAGGTGAAGAACCactccagctctctctctctggcccACCGCCGGGACTTCAAGCAGCTGCTGCAAGGAATCACCGGGGAGGGGCCTCTCCGCTTGGTGGACATCAACTTCAAAGAGTTTGCCGGCTTCCAGATCGCTCTGCTCAACAAG gATGTAAAACCTCAAGCTTATCGAAATGCCTACGACATCCCAAGACGGAACCTTCTGGATCAGCTCACTAGAATGCGCTCCAATATACTTCAAACATCGCAAAAACTCATCCGAGGGCAAGACGAAG ACTATCTGCACAGTATTCCAGTGGCTCAGATGGGAAACTATCAGGAGTACCTAAAAATGATGCCATCTCCGCTTAGAGAGATTGACCCAGACCAACCTAAACGCCTGCATACATTTGGGAATCCTTTCAAGCAggataaaaag GGGATGATGATTGATGAGGCCGATGAGTTTGTTGCAGGCCCTCAAAATAGGAAAAGAGGAAATTCTGGGGATTCCAACTTGGGTATTACAGTGAAGAGAAGGCGAAGTATGTCCCCGTTACTGCGACGACCACAGACCCCCCTTGGAAGCACAAACAACATGGTGGTGGGAAAGAGTCCAGTAGCTGTTTCAGGGCAGCAGAACCTCCTAAAATCCATCCCACAGCACAAAG GAGTGGATATCAACAACATGGAGAGCCTTGAGACCAATGGTGACGACATACTTGGTGCTGAGTCAGGGGAAATGTGGCCTTCTGAGATGGACACTGTAACAGATAACCCATCTTCTCTAAGTCTAGAGGAGAAGGCTGGGTTATGTGCAGCAGATGGGGGAGAGGATAGCGACAtgatagaggagaggatggTAACAGATGGACTAGATGAGCAGCCAGCAAAGGAGAAACACTACTATGAGAGACTGAGTCCACAAAGCCAGCTAGAGGACCCCGAAGCCAACCTCTCAGTGCTCGAGACTATTTATATAGCCCCGCTAGATGGCAGCCAGGCAGAGCTGAGGAGTCGAGTCATCAAAGAAGTTCGCAAACCCGGAAGAA ACTATGAGGCAATACAAAGATTACTGCAGCAGGTGAAAGGGCCAGTTAACGTCCAAAAATACTTCATCCAATATGCTATCAGAGAGGCTGTCAG GTTCAAGAAGCGGGTACTGATCCAGCAGCTGGAGAGGGTCCTCACTGAGCTGGAAGAGAAGCAAACACCAACCTCAGAGCTCCTCAATGACCATGGCAGTTAG
- the mmgt1 gene encoding ER membrane protein complex subunit 5 has translation MASSFWKGVVGIGLFALAHAAFSAAQHRSYMRLTEKENETLPIDIVLQTLLSFVMTCYGIVHIAGEFKDMDASSELKNKTFDTLRNHPSFYLFNHRGRVLFHTPLEEPSSVRNQQALPNPIRLRKLEHLH, from the exons ATGGCCTCGTCTTTCTGGAAAGGTGTTGTTGGCATCGGACTTTTTGCCTTAGCTCATGCAGCTTTTTCAGCGGCACAGC ATCGTTCATATATGCGACTGACAGAGAAGGAAAATGAGACACTACCAATTGAT ATTGTATTACAGACTTTATTGTCGTTTGTGATGACCTGTTATGGCATTGTCCACATTGCTGGAGAGTTCAAAGACATGGACGCCTCCTCGGAACTGAAAAACAA AACATTTGATACGCTGAGGAACCACCCTTCCTTTTACCTATTCAATCACCGGGGACGGGTGCTTTTCCACACACCATTGGAGGAGCCCTCCTCTGTACGCAACCAGCAAGCTCTTCCCAACCCCATTCGACTACGTAAGCTGGAGCATTTGCACTGA